The genomic window TGGAATTAGGCCTTCATGTTACTTGGgctgcagcagaaaacagcagcccCATACTGCCTGTTTTTCTTCCCTGTAATGTCAGATGCAGACTTGTGTTATTGCACTGCAAGTTTTCCTACCCTTACTCTGCTTCAGGAACTCCCTTTTATGGGGATGGGGTTCTTGAAGCATGAGGTGATGCAAACTGTCCAGTGTGACTAGATGTTATTGTGGAACAGCTTATTGTGCTTTCTTGGCTGTTCTGGAAGGCTATTGGTTTATAGTACAGTGTGGATTGTTTTAATAAAATCAAGGTAGTTTATAAATGACAACATGAAAAAACACAACTTaaatcattggcattttcagaCATTTCCTAAATATACAAAGTATTTAATGAATTGTTTGAATCATATTGTGCCACTTCTAAGGGTATGTCCCAATATAATGCTTTGCAATTTCAGAAAATAGTGCACGGTATGTGCACTTAATAATTATTGCTTGCTCTTAATTTATGTGAGAGTGACAACAAAAAATTACACAAAACATacattctatttttatttcaaacatgaatatttatttgcttcagtatgcatatatttcaaacatctttttctttctctttccatatAAGAGAGCCTACAAATGTTAAGCTGTTGGTCAGACCCAGCAATTGTTGGCTACATAGGAGCTTAGTTCTCTAAAGCTGCAACCCTAATTTTGAACTTTGTGGGACTCAGTGCTCAGTAAATGTTCTTGGAATTAGAAGTTGGCTTTCTATAGGCCGTTGCCCCCAGATTTTCAATTATTGGGCAGAATGATTTCTTCCATTATTGCATTTGTTTCATGTGTAAATCATAAAATAcatagttttaactgatttttatttgtattctatCTATTGCAGTAACCGTAAGTggaatatatgtttaaattaaaTAAGACAAATATTCATAGTTTGAGAAATGTGCAAATTTAGAGATTGTTTTTATAGTAGGAGAGCAACACACCTTATTTATACAGTGAGGCATGCAGTGAAATTGACTAAGAAATCCCAGTTCTACTGCCTCTTGCTGTTCTTTGGAAAAAAAGCTACAAATGTATGCTTCTCTTTTGCAGTATGACTTGTCAGCATCTACATTTTCTCCAGATGGCAGAGTATTTCAAGTAGAATATGCTATGAAAGCTGTGGAGAATAGCAGGTAAGAGTAAgacctgttgtttgtttgttaaaaaaacctCTTTTTAAACTGACCAAAAACCTGATATACAAGTTAATGTTAAAAATAACACTTTTGTagagacagttacaggtgggtagccgtgttggtctgccaatttAAAGGGTGCACATCTTTTAAATCACATTTCACgttttccctcctctcccagctattttgtttcgacttttgTAGAGACTAAACAGTACAACTTACAAATGAAATTGCTTTATACAGTGgggccctgctagacgaatgcctcgctagatgaaaaactcgctagacgaaagcattcgtctagcggaaggctgccccgcaagacgaatttgtctatggggctgccttgtaagacgaaaaaaaaaattgtctagcgaaaaccgcggtttgcattgccgctttgctagacgaaaaacccgctagacgaaaatactcgcagaacgaattattttcgtctagcggggcaccactgtactgcatcaTGCCACTAGACAATATACCCCAGTATAGCCTCCTTTGACTGGCAGTGGATTATCCTTAGTGGATTGGGAATTGTCCAGTTCACAGGCCTAATGAGGCCTGGCATGTGGTCCCTGAGACAATCTTCCACAAATAGTGACCCTCTGCCATCATATATGATGGGTATGAGCAGGTAAGAACACAGATCCAAGGCAACAATTGGGGCTTAAAATGAGCACTATTTGTGCAAGCCCTGCTTTGTTTGCAGGCACATTTTGAACCTGAACTGTGCCCACAAATGGACTCCAGAAGAGCTTGCTTCAGCAGCTGATTGGCGGTTACACTGAGCCCCTCTGAAGTTGTCACCTGACATTACTCTGACATCTGATTGATAGGTCAAAGTTGATCTACAGGGCGTGGACTACTGAAGGATCCAGCCCATTAGCCATGTAcacttccccactcctgttgTACAGCGTCAGACAAATATATTTTCTATTACATTTTCTATTAGCCTTACAGCCTGCCATTATACATTTTTACTCCGAGGTAAGTCATAGTGTGAAGCCTCTGTTTTCATTAAAATTAACCAATGTTTTGCTCTGAACCTCTATAGGAACAGGATTGCTGCTTTTTCATTGTTCAGCCTTGGCAGATACATGACGTGATAGCAGTTAGTCAAACTAATTTCATTCGCACCAACTTTCATCTAAAGCCCAGTCTGTGCATGTTTCCTCAGAGATACTTAACATATTCACATGGAAGTGTGCCTAGGACTGCAGCTGACAGCTATAAAATTCATTCaattggattattttttaaaaagttgcatgGTGGTGTAAAACTTTAATTAGCTTTAAAAAGTTTGGATATTGTTGAAGTCAGTGTATACACATATAATTTTCTTAGTAAATTAATGTCTTTGAAATGTATTGTTTCATTTAGGCTATATTTTCATGCCATAAGGAGGAAGCTTTTTTAAAGCAGTGCAGTGAGGTTGcacatgcagtggtacctcgggttaagaacttaatttgttctgtaggtccgttgttaacctgaaactgttcttaacctgaggtaccactttagctaatggggcctcccgctgctgccgtgccaccaGCGTGCGATTTCTagtctcatcctgaagtaaagttcttaacctgaggtactatttctgggatagcggagtctgtaacctgaagcatctgtaactcgAGTTACCACTGTAGTAGGCAAGCTAACACATGCTGCATTGGTGGTTCAAAATGTTAGTGCTATACTAAGTTGAAGTTCTGTCAAAATGGATAGGATTCAAGTAATGTgtcccatcagtggaagccctgctcCAGGACTTCAACTTGTTTAACCAGGCTTTCCCTCtttcctctgcccccaccctaTTAGCTCTGTGGGAGTTGTTGGAACCCCgagaacagtggggggggggtaatgagaGGGTTGGGTGTTCTGACTAGAAAGTCAACGTGTGTGACCTAACAGAACAATTGCCTTAGCTTGATGTTGAATTCCTTCCATAGTACATGTGTATGTTTCCTCTACTGTATTTGATAGTAGTAGCTTTTTATCTTGATCCAGTACTGTCCTAAAAAGATGAAAATGTGGATAAATATTAATCTCTAATATTTTAGTTCCAAAGCCATATAATATACCTTGTGGTTCTCTTGTAAGCGTCATGTGCAGGCCTTTCCTGAACTGGGCTTGTTTTCTTCACTTGCAGATAGCGTTTATTGTAGATTAGtcatgttgtttgttttttaaattaattaggttggtttttattgatgttttttaaagaactgtTAACCTGTTTTTCCTTGAGCACCTTCTGATTGAAAATGCGACCGAAAAGTCCTAGCAATAAATACTTTTAACTGATTACTGTATCGTAACTTTTTTTTTCAGTACAGCAATTGGGATACGGTGTAAAGATGGTGTAGTCTTTGGAGTCGAAAAATTAGTTCTGTCCAAACTGTACGAAGAAGGATCCAATAAACGCCTCTTTAATGTTGATCGACATGTTGGAATGGTGAGTTGGTCCTCAGTATCTTAGAGCATCCATTGCCGTTTAGCACGTGCTGAGGCTTATCCCCCTGTCAAATGGCCTCTTGGATAAGCCACTGGTAACTTTTAGCTTGTAACCAGGAAGGAAAGCTGGAGGCGTAAACTTGTAAGGGTGGAAACACTAGTTTGACCAGTTCTGGAAACATGTGCCTGGCAATCATGTGTCTGTTGTAAAGGATAATACCAGAGTGATACATGGGGAGTGTGGTATGTTGACTCAaatttctgttttgatttttgttCTAAGATGGCTGGTGTTTATTTCAGGCAGTCGCAGGACTCCTGGCTGATGCCCGTTCTTTGGCTGACATAGCAAGAGAAGAAGCTTCTAATTTCAGATCCAACTATGGTTATAATATTCCATTGAAAGTAAGGAGCTTTGTTTCTTTTTGCTTCTATCCGTATGGAACTTATGAAAAGCACAGTATGCTTCAGATGTTTTGCAGGAAACTTActtaaaaatatttccagtgcTCTTAccattcttccctcctccccaacaGCATCTTGCAGACAGAGTGGCTATGTATGTACACGCCTATACTCTGTACAGTGCTGTCAGACCTTTTGGTTGCAGGTAAGAGCCTTTATTCATTTATACTGCAATTCACAACACACTTGCCAACCAGAGTTCAGACCAGATAGTAacttaaaatgtgtgtttgtatatgagaaaaatacatttgtaaaacaatatttaaaagccTTTATCTCTTGAGCACTAAATGCACAAACAAGGGTAATAATCAAGTGAAGATGCTCTGCTGGATTCTTGCAAGTTTCAGAAGGCAAGAGCTCCAGATCTAAGGAATGCACTCTTGCTGCTTGCACTTGGAAATCTGGATTGCTTACTTAACACAATCTGTTTTAAAAATCCACCAAGACTGCTTAAGagtgaaaaagaaatggaaagcatCAGCCAAAAGGGGAGGGGCAAGGAAAAACACAACCTGGTGCTAGATGGAGAGTGAAGCCAGGCATGTTTTGACAGAGTCCTTCCTCAAGGGGAAATAACCCTTCAAAAACCCTCCTCTGGGTTCTGTTGGATTATATTCAAAATGTGTCATGGTGTGTTTTATCCAAATTCTTTCCTATCAGCATTACTAAGAATATTCAGTGGCTTGGATCCAGACCTGCTGTTCCACTCTTTCTGTTTGTCTGCATTGGATCCAACTGAAACTTCTTCTGGATGGAGATAATTTTTTATGGCTGACTCTGAAAGTCTCTATTGGCTGAAGAgcagtttgttgtttttttaaaggctttaaaaatgatttctgCCCAGTTTTTTCTCTCACATTGTTTTTGTGGGCTtgccaaccctccagagcagacttTTGGAGGCATTGAGGGACTGCATGGTAAGGGGAATTGTCAGAAAATGCCTGTTTTTCCTCTGCCCAAGGGAGCGTCCAGTTAAGAGTTCCACTCCAAGcaattctggatccaacccaatatatTCACAGTTCGCTAGTAAGAATAGGTTAAATTCTATTCTCTCCTCAGTATGTGACCTTCCCCTAGAAGTATATGCATACCTTATTTAAATCAAGTTCTGATTTGGAATAACAAATATTGGACATCTTAACCTTTCTATTAAAATTCTGGGTATGCTAGaagctaaaaaaaatattgggaatcTTAACAAGTATCCATAGGTCAGCAAAACATACCTTAAGGTCCCATGTTCTTAGGCAACCATTCTCATCATGACGTAGTCCACATGTAATCATCTGGGGAGATATTTATTTGTGCTGTTCTGCCACGAACAGAGCTTTTCCAGTGTTATCTGAGTGAAGAGAAGTGTGGTAGAACTACCGTATATTTACCATTTGGCAAAGTGATGCCTATGGTAGGCAAGTTACAGTAGTTAAATATGAACCCAATGGTACATTACAAAATAGGGTGGCAAGTACAGAAGTTTCCCATCCCAATAGTGACACCTCTGTGTTAGTCATGGGCTGGGGCTTGTGCAGCTGATTTCAATTGCTTACTCGGAAGTTCAgtggtactgtatattctggcgtataagactactttttaatccaggaaaatcttctcaaaagtcgggagtcgtcttatacgccgggtggagaatatgcggtcgagtatatctcaaactctatattttaactggaaaagttgggggtcgtcttatacgccggaaaatacggtacttcccaTTAAGTGTTTGTAGGATTGCAGACCTCTTGTCATTTATTCCCTGTCTGGCAGTTCCTCTTTAACAAAATCTTTTACATTTCCAGCTTCATGTTGGGTTcctatgatggtgatgatgaaggTGCTCAGCTATACATGATAGACCCATCAGGCGTTTCATACGTGAGTTAAATCTTCATAGGTGGAGAGCAGTTAGTAGATAGGCAGTTGTGTGACTCTTGTTTAGAGTGATTGGGGCAGCGGGGAGCAGCTGGTGGTTGGTATTGGGCTGCTTACTGGTCCCTGGTCCAGAAGATCGCCAGATGTTCAGTATACTTGTGCAGGTCTCTGGAATGGGACTGACACAGTATGAACTTCGTCTGAATTAAGGTTAGGACTGCACTGCTGTTTGGTAAGGCACATGCATGCATTTGTTTGTGACATTCCAACACTGTAAAACGTTTGCAATACTTACAGATATTGTTTGATTTAAAGTTGTACCTGTTGCATTTACAGGGTTATTGGGGATGTGCCATTGGGAAAGCAAGACAAGCTGCAAAGACAGAGATTGAAAAGCTCCAGGTAAGGAGCCTTGTGACTTAGCTTCTAAACAAACATCCCAGGTGTCTCTGAAACAATTTAGTGTTGCCTTCTCAGTGAAATACTGGACTGCTGTCAGCAGTTCAAACTTGACCTTCCAAGAGCTTTGTGATTAACAAAAGGATGTGTGTAGATATAATCTTGGTTCTTCAGGAATTAGATTGGTTCAGAAATGAGCTTCCCGAGAATCTAGATAGAATTTATTTCACACTTAACTATAGTGCATTGGGTTTGTGAGCTTTATTTGAGAACACAGTAAACACAATAGTATGTGATTAAAATGCTCACGGTATTTGTATATCCACAGATGAAAGATATGACTTGCCGTGATGTTGTTAAAGAAGTTGCAAAAATGTAAGTTTCTTACAATGTTGGTTTGGGTTGATTCACTGGGGCAGTTCTTACATTGAATTGTCTTTGGATGATGGGCTGGGATCTAGAAGTTCAGATAAAATGGACTTTCTGTTTACATCCATATTATGACCCTATTTGATTTCAAACTACTTTAAGGCTATGCATTTCACATAATttcatatttttgtgtgaaagtcTACATAGCTAAGGGATGAATTATTTAGATGTTGAAATTTTGAGTGAACTTTCTATTTGGAGGGTGGATTCAGCTTTTGATAGGTGATCCATTCCACGTGCAATGCTAAACAAAAAATCCTGGCTTATTGCATAAGTGTTGTGCATTCAGCTTCACTTCTTCCTTGATTAAAACTTCCATCTAATCCTGACTTGTTTACAAGCCATGGGAAGCTATGTTTCAAGTGCTGAATCCTGGCTTATTTTACCGCTTGTGCAAAGGGAGGAATGAAGAGGCAGGAAATGATGGAATTGTGTGCAGCTTTCTTTAAACACTAACAGCAATTTAATCATGCCAAATAATTCTAAAAGAGGACCCTTTTAGAAGCATTTTATCTCAGTAAGTAACAGAGGAGCTAGAGTTTTCATGTGATTTTTAGGTGTCCTGAAATTGTGACATGTATGTTTAAAGTTTCTGAGCATATGTTCTCTTCTGAATGTATGTAAAAACTCTTTACTATTGAGCTCCTCCCATCCCAAAGCTGTAAGTGGGTTCCTACTATACTTCTTGATAGATACTTGGAATAACTACTTTTTCTGTGTTTACTTTTTCTAGAATCTACATAGTCCATGATGAAGTAAAAGACAAAGCTTTTGAACTTGAACTCAGTTGGGTTGGAGAAAGTAATGTATCGTTCAAATCTTCTCTTCATTACTGTTTGCTGCTTTATGAAAATAGTTAATTTTGTAACTTGCTGTGATTTATCCTTAATTAACAACGTATCTAAAACAatgaacctgtgtccctccagatgctgccagcctctaactcacatcatccctgactagtGGCAGGGGTTGTTGGAGGTTGGAGGCCAACATCTTTCGGGTCtttggttccccatccttgacttAAAATTGAAGACATGTGCCATTGTATGGGGGTACATATTCTAAATAACATGGCTGTATACAACAAGTCTGCTcaggagtagatccattgaaatgacaAGCCATCACTAAGGTCTGTTGGTTTTAACAagtctggatggcccttgtggtctcttccaactctatgattctactgtatGACTGTAGCCCATACTGTTTTTCAGAAAACAGTACCACAAAATGAGTTTGTGGCATATTTGTATATGACGCTGCCTTTGCTTCAAACTTAGAAGATAGGTTTGCattctaaaaaaataaacaaaaatttcCTCTTTAATTCATAGTAACCAAGGGAAAACATGAAATTGTCCCAAAAGACATTAAGGAAGAAGCAGAGAAATACGCTAAGGTAAGTACTGGAACTTCACTGGCTGttgtacataggaagctgcattagaCATCATATATTGGTACATCTTGCTCAGTAGTCTACTCCAGCTGGCAGTAGCTGtccagatttcaggcagggaatgttcccagccatacctggagatgccagagattgaactgaGAACCTTCTGCTTACATTCCTGGAAGGAAAACATCTCTTCGAATTCCTCTTAAGTAAttttggtttacaaaaagataatcAGGTCCAGAAACTGTTGGGTCTTAAAATACCAGTTACCTTTAAGTGGAGAAGTGATGGTGCAGGCTGCTGTAGAATTTGTGTACTTTTATGTAAAGTAGGTATAAAATGTCAGCTATTTAATTCCACAAATTGTGTGGACAGCTAGATTCCTGGTGTATGTATAACATGTAGATTGGTGTCTGTTAGCAAGGAAGCAGTAGGACCTGATCTTTTCTCTTTATTTCTACAGGAATCTCTGAAAGAAGAAGATGAATCAGATGATGAAAATATGTAACACATTGTTactttaaaacaaatgttttaatCTATACTACAGGCCTGTGTATGTATTTGCCATGATGTATGTGCTGGAAGACTATTTTGAGTGACCAACTTGCACTAAAAAATTTTTCCAATTACTGTTTATATTTGAGTATCAATTATTTGTCCAAAGGCTAGGACAAGGTAACTCTGCACAATGGGAGTAAGGGATTGATGGAGGAACCTAATGAAAACAGGAAGTTATACCTGGCTAGGAGCCAAAGAAACTTTTTGCACTGATGAGGACTCGCAGCTTGTCTTGAAATGCCACGAGTGGCTTTTCCCTCCTCAGTGCTACATAGCAAATGCTTTTGAAATTTCCAAAAGCAAATTGGTTATTACAtgggtggtgtggagaaagtatgTTGTTTAAAGTTTAAAATCACATTGGGCACCCATTACTAAGAGAACTACACTCCTCAGCCCTGTTGAATCCAGGCcttaaagaaatggaaaaaaaacaaaccctgctcCCTCCTGTCAGAAGGTAGCAGCCCAGATATCTGGTCATACAAAGAATATCGGGGCTGTATCCTATCATTGGACAAGCTTATGATTCAACCTCCCTACCTAGCAGTCCAATCTTCCTGTTGTCTGGATTGTATTACAGTAGATATGATTACTGCTGCTGTGAGATTGCAAGTACTCATGCAGCATGTAAGAAGCTTGTATAAAGCATGAacaatatgtactgtatattctggcatataagactactttttaatccaggaaaatcttctcaaaagtcgggggttgtcttatacgccgggtggagaatctgcggttgagtatatctcaaactctatattttaactggaaaagttgggggtcgtcttatacgccggaaaatacggtatctgtCTGAAAAGCCACACTTGCTATATAGTAAGATTTCACACTCAAGCTTTATCTTTCCTCTTCCAATTCAGCAGGTGGGATGGCTTGAGGGCAAATAGTGAGCCTCAAGCTTGGTCATGCTTGAATACAAGGGATCTGACTAGTGCTGTTGGATATAGATTTGTGGCTTCATGTAACAGAGTGGTGGTTGTGAAAACATAATCTGAGCCCTGGTTGGAAGAAGAAAATTGTTGCAGTATTTTGTGTAGTGCTGTACTTTAGTGGTGATCACTTTCAACTAATTTTTGCAGTGGCTGGAAAATGCTATGATTTTACAGTCAGATTTTCACAGATTCTTGAGAAACCAGAACTTTGTGCTCAGTTGAGATTGCTGCTGTTCAAAAACTACTCAACTTTCCAGTTTATTACACTTGTTTAGATGGCAATGCATACACAAGGATGCTAGTATGGGGGAAAAAAAATTTCACCTGAGAACCCTCCAGGGTAAATTTGGTAGAAGCCTATTGTTAGTGGGAGGCCTAAGAAAACCAGAAAGTTGCTTTCAACCCATAGCCAGCACA from Lacerta agilis isolate rLacAgi1 chromosome 1, rLacAgi1.pri, whole genome shotgun sequence includes these protein-coding regions:
- the PSMA3 gene encoding proteasome subunit alpha type-3, producing MSSIGTGYDLSASTFSPDGRVFQVEYAMKAVENSSTAIGIRCKDGVVFGVEKLVLSKLYEEGSNKRLFNVDRHVGMAVAGLLADARSLADIAREEASNFRSNYGYNIPLKHLADRVAMYVHAYTLYSAVRPFGCSFMLGSYDGDDEGAQLYMIDPSGVSYGYWGCAIGKARQAAKTEIEKLQMKDMTCRDVVKEVAKIIYIVHDEVKDKAFELELSWVGEITKGKHEIVPKDIKEEAEKYAKESLKEEDESDDENM